From Juglans regia cultivar Chandler chromosome 8, Walnut 2.0, whole genome shotgun sequence, the proteins below share one genomic window:
- the LOC109008478 gene encoding protein PHOSPHATE-INDUCED 1-like, translating into MSEMGFSEFAKKVTLLFLLVQLSLVNMCFGARKLNSLYKPPPMSATYHNGALLEGDLPVSILWYGKFSPAQKSIVSDFLLSLSPGKGQKPSVSQWWNTLQIYMKNAGKRETRVVLANQISDKNCSLGKILKKSHISMLAGRANSKLGGLNLVLTSNDVVVEGFCMSSCGFHASNTMPKSAFIWVGNSVTQCPGQCAWPFHQPIYGPQTEPLGAPNGDVGLDGMIVNIASLLAGTVTNPFGNGYYIGSDAAPLEAASACTGVYGKGAYPGYAGELLLDSVTGASYNAHGVSGRKYLLPAVFDPSTSQCATIA; encoded by the coding sequence ATGTCTGAAATGGGCTTCTCCGAATTTGCGAAAAAGGTTACTCTCCTCTTCCTTCTTGTTCAATTAAGCTTGGTTAACATGTGTTTCGGTGCAAGAAAGCTGAATTCTCTTTATAAACCACCACCCATGTCTGCAACTTACCACAATGGAGCTTTGCTTGAGGGAGACCTGCCGGTATCAATTCTTTGGTACGGGAAATTTTCACCAGCTCAGAAATCCATTGTCTCAGACTTTCTTCTATCTCTTAGCCCAGGAAAAGGACAAAAGCCCTCAGTCTCTCAGTGGTGGAATACCCTCcaaatttacatgaagaatgCTGGAAAAAGAGAAACCCGAGTTGTCTTGGCAAACCAAATATCAGACAAGAACTGCTCTCTAGGCAAGATTTTAAAGAAATCCCACATTTCCATGTTGGCTGGGAGGGCGAACTCAAAACTCGGTGGGTTGAACCTGGTTCTTACATCCAATGACGTCGTGGTTGAAGGCTTTTGCATGAGTAGCTGCGGGTTTCATGCCTCGAACACAATGCCCAAATCGGCTTTCATCTGGGTCGGTAACTCGGTGACCCAGTGCCCAGGTCAGTGCGCGTGGCCTTTCCACCAGCCCATCTACGGACCACAAACCGAGCCGCTGGGTGCACCAAACGGGGACGTGGGGTTGGATGGCATGATCGTCAATATTGCGAGTCTTTTGGCCGGGACCGTGACGAATCCATTCGGGAACGGATATTACATCGGATCTGACGCGGCGCCATTAGAGGCGGCGTCGGCTTGTACAGGCGTGTACGGTAAGGGAGCCTATCCAGGTTATGCCGGGGAGCTGCTGCTGGATTCGGTAACTGGTGCAAGCTACAATGCGCACGGTGTGAGCGGGAGGAAGTACTTGTTGCCAGCAGTGTTTGACCCTTCTACCTCACAATGTGCAACGATTGCGTGA
- the LOC109008479 gene encoding protein PHOSPHATE-INDUCED 1-like, translating to MASFASFVLPKLLLLISLFQISLATRKLNGLVQDKPQLLQYHNGPLLSGRISVNLIWYGKFKPPQRAIISNFITSLSSSAYQNAQPSVSTWWKTTEKYYHLTSKRHSSLSLNLGKQILDESYSLGKSLTTKQIVELASKGDQKNAINIVLTSSDVAVEGFCLSRCGTHGSSLGSKSGHIKGKNYKFAYIWVGNSETQCPGQCAWPFHQPIYGPQSEPLVAPNNDVGLDGMVINLASLLAGTVTNPFGNGYFQGPAEAPLEAASACPGVYGKGAYPGYPGSLLVDPTTGASYNAHGGNGRKYLLPALYDPSTSSCSTQV from the coding sequence ATGGCCTCTTTTGCTTCTTTTGTTCTCCCAAAACTACTGCTTTTAATCTCTCTGTTCCAAATCTCTTTGGCTACGAGAAAGCTTAATGGGCTTGTGCAAGACAAGCCTCAGCTCTTGCAATACCACAATGGCCCTCTTCTTTCGGGCAGGATCTCCGTTAACCTCATCTGGTACGGCAAGTTCAAGCCTCCCCAAAGAGCCATTATCTCCAATTTCATCACTTCCCTTTCATCTTCAGCATACCAAAATGCCCAACCCTCTGTTTCCACATGGTGGAAAACCACCGAGAAATACTATCACCTTACCTCCAAGAGACattcatctctttctctcaattTGGGAAAGCAAATACTAGACGAGAGCTACTCCCTGGGAAAGTCACTTACAACCAAACAAATTGTTGAATTGGCTTCCAAGGGGGACCAAAAGAATGCCATCAACATTGTTCTCACTTCCTCGGACGTGGCCGTTGAAGGTTTTTGCCTAAGCCGATGCGGTACTCATGGCTCTTCATTGGGGTCAAAGAGCGGTCACATCAAGGGCAAGAACTACAAATTCGCGTATATCTGGGTGGGTAACTCGGAGACACAGTGCCCTGGCCAATGCGCCTGGCCATTCCACCAGCCCATCTACGGACCACAGAGCGAACCCCTGGTCGCGCCCAACAATGACGTGGGTCTGGACGGCATGGTTATTAACCTGGCTAGCCTCTTGGCCGGGACCGTCACGAACCCATTTGGCAACGGCTACTTCCAGGGCCCGGCCGAGGCACCTTTAGAGGCTGCATCGGCTTGTCCAGGGGTTTACGGCAAAGGAGCTTACCCAGGTTATCCGGGAAGCTTGTTGGTGGATCCGACGACGGGAGCTAGTTACAATGCACATGGAGGTAATGGGAGGAAGTACTTGCTTCCTGCTCTGTATGATCCTTCTACGTCATCTTGTTCGACTCAAGTCTGA
- the LOC108981791 gene encoding protein PHOSPHATE-INDUCED 1-like, with product MSSLVCTNLLLQLLLVISLFHFCLAARRLVESDETQNTLLFQYHKGPLITGQTSINLIWYGKFKPSQRAIISDFITSLSTSNPTAAQPSVSKWWKTTEKYYHLVNTKKPSALVLSLGTQIVDESYYLGKSLSNKQIVELASKGGQKNAINVVLTSADVTVEGFCSSKCGTHGSSKGASLKGKTYRFAYIWVGNSETQCPGQCAWPFHQPIYGPQSPPLVAPNNDVGLDGMVINLASLLAGTATNPFGNGYFQGPKEAPLEAASACPGVYGKGAYPGYAGDLLSDPTTGASYNANGANGRKYLLPALFDPLTKTCSTLV from the coding sequence atgtcGTCTTTAGTTTGCACCAATCTATTACTTCAACTACTCCTGGTCATCTCCCTCTTCCATTTCTGCTTGGCGGCGAGGAGACTCGTTGAGTCGGATGAAACCCAAAACACCCTGCTTTTCCAATATCACAAAGGCCCTCTTATTACTGGCCAAACTTCTATAAATCTGATATGGTATGGCAAATTTAAGCCATCTCAACGAGCCATTATCTCAGATTTCATTACATCCCTTTCTACTTCCAATCCCACGGCGGCGCAACCGTCGGTTTCCAAGTGGTGGAAAACCACCGAAAAATACTACCACCTCGTTAACACCAAGAAGCCTTCCGCTCTTGTCCTCTCATTGGGTACCCAGATTGTTGATGAGAGCTACTATCTGGGTAAATCACTCTCGAATAAGCAAATAGTTGAGTTGGCATCGAAGGGAGGCCAGAAAAATGCCATTAACGTGGTTCTGACCTCAGCGGACGTGACCGTGGAAGGGTTCTGCTCCAGCAAATGCGGTACCCATGGATCTTCCAAGGGTGCATCCTTGAAGGGTAAGACCTACAGGTTTGCTTACATTTGGGTTGGCAATTCGGAGACTCAGTGCCCGGGACAATGCGCGTGGCCATTCCACCAGCCCATCTACGGGCCCCAGAGCCCACCTTTGGTTGCTCCCAACAACGACGTGGGTCTGGACGGCATGGTCATCAACCTGGCTAGCCTTTTAGCTGGTACAGCCACCAACCCTTTCGGTAATGGCTACTTCCAGGGTCCAAAGGAGGCGCCACTTGAAGCTGCGTCGGCTTGTCCTGGTGTGTATGGCAAGGGAGCCTACCCCGGCTATGCTGGGGACCTTTTATCGGACCCCACAACTGGTGCTAGCTATAATGCAAATGGTGCTAATGGAAGGAAATACTTACTTCCAGCTCTGTTCGACCCCTTAACCAAAACCTGTTCGACTCTGGTCTAA
- the LOC108981799 gene encoding protein PHOSPHATE-INDUCED 1-like, translating into MASLVYINLLLQLLLVISLFHFGLAARRIAESDETQNTLLFQYHNGPLLTGQIQVNLIWYGKYKPSQRAIISDFITSLSTSKPTTAQPSVSKWWKTIEKYYDLVNSKKPSGLVLSLGSQTVDESYYLGKSLSNKQIIELAWKGGQKNAINVVLTSADVTVEGFCSSKCGTHGSSKSASVKGKSDRFAYIWVGNSETQCPGQCAWPFHQPIYGPQSSPLVAPNNDVGLDGMVINLASLLAGTATNPFGNGYFQGPKEAPLEAASACPGVYGKGAYPGYAGDLLLDPTTGASYNANGVDGRKYLLPALFDPSTKTCSTLV; encoded by the coding sequence ATGGCATCTTTGGTTTACATCAATCTATTACTACAACTGCTCCTTGTCATCTCCCTCTTCCATTTCGGCTTGGCAGCGAGGAGAATTGCTGAGTCAGATGAAACCCAAAACACTTTGCTCTTCCAATATCACAATGGCCCTCTTCTTACTGGTCAAATTCAAGTAAATCTGATTTGGTATGGCAAATATAAGCCATCCCAACGAGCCATCATCTCAGATTTCATTACCTCCCTTTCTACTTCCAAGCCCACCACGGCGCAACCTTCAGTTTCCAAATGGTGGAAAACCATCGAGAAATACTACGACCTCGTCAACTCCAAGAAGCCCTCCGGTCTTGTCCTCTCATTGGGTTCTCAGACGGTCGATGAGAGTTACTATTTGGGTAAATCACTCTCGAATAAGCAAATAATTGAATTGGCATGGAAGGGAGGCCAGAAAAATGCCATTAACGTGGTTCTGACTTCAGCGGACGTGACTGTGGAAGGTTTCTGCTCAAGCAAATGCGGTACCCACGGATCTTCCAAGAGTGCATCCGTGAAGGGTAAGAGCGATAGGTTTGCTTACATTTGGGTTGGCAATTCCGAGACTCAGTGCCCCGGTCAATGCGCATGGCCATTCCACCAGCCCATCTACGGGCCCCAGAGCTCGCCTTTGGTTGCACCCAACAACGATGTGGGTCTGGACGGCATGGTCATCAACCTGGCAAGTCTCTTAGCCGGTACAGCTACCAACCCATTTGGAAATGGCTACTTCCAGGGTCCAAAGGAGGCGCCACTCGAAGCTGCATCGGCTTGTCCGGGTGTGTATGGCAAGGGGGCTTACCCTGGCTATGCCGGGGACCTCTTGTTGGACCCCACGACTGGTGCTAGCTATAATGCAAATGGTGTTGATGGAAGGAAATACTTGCTTCCAGCACTCTTCGACCCCTCTACGAAAACCTGTTCCACGCTAGTCTGA